In Tripterygium wilfordii isolate XIE 37 chromosome 17, ASM1340144v1, whole genome shotgun sequence, the genomic window TACTATCGGCATATATTGAACCAAACGGGCCTTTAGTGTTGGTGTTAGTATTAGGTCGGCAACCAAAAATAAATTATCACCCCTAGTGCCCACATGCAACATCACTGTTATTATTGATAAATACCTTACCGATGCCATTCTTCACTCAAAGTCAGCTCTTCCATCATGctcttatatataaattaaCACATTATTGGCTTTGACTTTATACAAATATTAACATTCTTTGCACTTTAAAATAACCATCTTCATTCCACATCTATGTATGCATCTCAACACTAGTCACCTGATACAAGGCCAAAACAACATATTCTAGCAACCAATTTAACTTCTTAATCTGTATCTTCAACTCCCACCTTCATAAAGATGGCCACGGAGGTCAAAGTTGTTCTCTCTTGGGTTTTCCTTTTCCTGGCCGCACTGGCATTCCTCCTCGTGCTGAAGAACAAGAAAAGCCGCAATAGAACAAAGAATATGCTACCACCAGGGGAAATGGGACTTCCTTGGATTGGAGAAACAATGGAGTTCTACAAAGCTCAACACAAGGACCGATTATTTGAGGACTTTGTTCAACCTCGGATATCCAACTACGGAAACATCTTCAAAACAAGGCTAATGGGTTCACCAACAGTTGTGGTGAATGGAGCCGAGGCTAATCGGTTCTTCTTATCCAACGAGTTCAAGTTGGTGATAAGCTCTTGGCCTGCAGCTTCAGTTCAGCTCATGGGGAAGAACTCTATCATGGAAAAGCAAGGGGAGCAGCACCGCTGTCTCCGGGGCCTCATAGCCACCTCTCTAAGCCATGCAGGACTAGAGGCTTTAGTCCCCAAGATGTGCGAGTCAGTACAATTGCACTTGGATACTAATTGGGATGGCCAAGAAATGGTAAGCCTTTATCGTTCAACAAAAGTAGTGACATTTACCATAGTTTTCGAGTGCCTActaggaatcaaagtggagccTGGAATGCTGAGTATTTTTGAAAGAGTTCTGCAAGGGGTATTTGCAGCACCAGTCAAACTTCCTGGCTCTAGATTTTCAAGAGCCAAGAAAGCAAGGCAGCAGATAGAGAATATGTTGGCTATAATAGTGAGGGATAAGCGAAAAGAGATGGAAAATGTGCTAACGGATGAGAAGGAAGGGTCGCTGCTAACGCGGTTGGTGGCTGGGATGATCCGAGGAGAGATTAGTGAAGAAGAGGTTATTGACAATGTGGTTTTGCTTGTATTTGCAGCTCACGACACCACTTCTTTCGCCATTGCCATGACATTCAAAATGTTGGCTCACCACCCAAACTGCCACTCTCTCCTGATCCAAGGTACCTTCTCACTGCATCTAATTATGCTCCTCAATTTCATTCAGTTTTAGCAATCTAGTCAACAGAAATTATATCATTACCAACAGAACAGTTTGATATAAACAGCAAGAAAAGAGCTGGTGAAAATCTAACATTAGAAGACATGAAGAAGATGAACTATACCTGGCAAGTTGCACGTGAAAGCATGCGTCTCTTCCCTCCCATCTTCGGCTCCTTCAGGAAAGCAATTGCTGACATCCAATATGGTGGCTTCACCATCCCGAAAGGATGGAAGGTGAATATCACATCGTCTGTTCTATACTTTAACCAATCCaagtgccttttttttttcctgacatATAAGAACAACTTGCTGTGGTACATTTGTACAGGTTCTGTGGACGGCATATGGAACTCACTATAGTAAAGAGTATTTCCAGGATCCATTAAGCTTCAATCCAAATAGGTTTGAGGAGCCTGTTCCCCAATATGCTTACCTTCCATTTGGAGGAGGACCACGGCTTTGTGTAGGACATCAACTGGCCAAGCTCAATATCCTCATTTTTGTGCACCATGTTGTCACTCGATACAATTGGTCCTTGCTGCATCCAGATGAGGAAATTACCAAAGATCCTCTCCCATTTCCCTCCCTTGGAATGCCCATCAAGATCTCTTCCAAGTTGTAATAGTATTAACACACTTCCCTTTTACACACTCAAACTACAGATTTTATACACATTACTGCTGAAACAAGCAAGGCTTAAGTAGTTCTTCAGACAATACTGTTATCCAATTCGAATGTGAAAACTCTACAATGATGTACATCTTAGTATCTTCTGTTAAGAGAAAATAGTTCAGGAGGAAAGGCAAGCCAACAATCCGCTACGCATTCAGCATATTTGTTACTGACGGAAACACAATTTGGCAAGAAATATTGTCTAAAAAATTAGGTGTTATCCAGCTAGAATAACAGAAGTTCGTGTGtgccacaaaagaaaaaaaaaaaaaacagaagttcGTGTGTGGTTTGATGCAGACGTAAAAGCGCGCACACACACCAAGAAGCTATATTTATCTGATATTTACCTCTCAAGTGTGTTG contains:
- the LOC119982090 gene encoding taxadiene 5-alpha hydroxylase — translated: MATEVKVVLSWVFLFLAALAFLLVLKNKKSRNRTKNMLPPGEMGLPWIGETMEFYKAQHKDRLFEDFVQPRISNYGNIFKTRLMGSPTVVVNGAEANRFFLSNEFKLVISSWPAASVQLMGKNSIMEKQGEQHRCLRGLIATSLSHAGLEALVPKMCESVQLHLDTNWDGQEMVSLYRSTKVVTFTIVFECLLGIKVEPGMLSIFERVLQGVFAAPVKLPGSRFSRAKKARQQIENMLAIIVRDKRKEMENVLTDEKEGSLLTRLVAGMIRGEISEEEVIDNVVLLVFAAHDTTSFAIAMTFKMLAHHPNCHSLLIQEQFDINSKKRAGENLTLEDMKKMNYTWQVARESMRLFPPIFGSFRKAIADIQYGGFTIPKGWKVLWTAYGTHYSKEYFQDPLSFNPNRFEEPVPQYAYLPFGGGPRLCVGHQLAKLNILIFVHHVVTRYNWSLLHPDEEITKDPLPFPSLGMPIKISSKL